The Paraburkholderia largidicola DNA segment GGGCGTCCATGTTTCGAACGAACCCTGCGGATTGCCGACGCCTGCATTGTTGAAAAGCAGGTCCAGCCGACCGAAACGCGCGACGACGGCATCGAACGATGACGCGACCGCATGCGGATCGGACACATCGCACGATACGGCAAACGTGCGCCCACCGAATGCACCGGCATCCGCGATCTCGCGCAACGGCTCGATGCGCCTGCCAAGCAGCGCAACCGACCAGCCGTTACTGAGCAATTCGAGAGCGGCTGCCTTGCCGATGCCGGAGCCGGCACCCGTCACGATGGCCACGCGCGGCATCCTTATCTGGTTCTCCTGACTCATACGTGCTCCATCAATGGTTGTCCCGCGATTCGCCGCGCAGCTCGACGATGTCGAGAAACAACGTCGCCGGTTCGAGACATGCGCCGCTGCCTTGCTGGCCTACCATGCTTCGATAGATCTCCTCCCACGGCGTCTGGTTCGGCAACGCTGGCGGCGACCATGCAGCCCGCCGGACAGCGAGTTCTTCATCGGATACCAGCAGATCGACGCGACGCGTCTTCAGGTCGATGCGCAGCCGGTCGCCCGTTTTCAGCAACGCCAGCCCGCCGCCCAACACCGCTTCCGGCGATACATTCAGAATCGACGGACTGCCCGATGTGCCGCTCTGGCGCCCATCGCCCATCGTCGGCAGCGTGTCGATGCCGCGACGGATCAACGCGGCGGGCGGCTGCATGTTGACCACTTCCGCGCCGCCCGGGTAACCGACCGGTCCGCAGTTCCGCATGACCAGCATCGAGTTCTCGTCGATTCCAAGCGCAGGATCGTCGATGCGCGCGTGGTAGTCCTCAGGGCCCTCGAATACGATCGCCGTCACTTCGAACGCGTCCGGATCGTCGGGATTCGACAGGAAGTGCTCGCGAAAGCGCGCGTCGATCACGCTCACTTTCATCACCGCGTTTTCAAACAGATTGCCGCCGAGCACGACGTGACCGCCGGCAGGCTTGAGCGGCGCGCCGAATGCCCGAATGACCTCGCGATCCGGCTCGGCAACACCGGACAAATTCTCGGCTAGCGTGCGCCCTGTGACAGTCATCGCTTCACCGTGTAGCCGTCCTGCGTCGAGAAGCTCCTTCAGCACGCCTGGTACACCTCCTGCACGATGAAAGGCTTCGCCGAGAAAACGCCCTGCCGGTTGGCAATCGACGAGCAATGGGATATCGGCGCCGACTCGCTGCCAGTCATCGAGCGAATGGGCTACGCCCATGTGTCGTGCGATTGCAATCATGTGGATCGGGCAGTTCGAAGAAGCGCCGATCGCCCCCGCGACGGCTACCGCATTTTCAAATGCCTCGCGCGTCATGATGTCTGACGGCCTCAGGTTCTCCTCGATCATCTGCACGATCCGCTTGCCGGTCTCGAAGGCAAACCAGCCTCGCTCGCGATACGGCGCAGGCACCGATGCGCAGCCGGGCAACGACATGCCGAGCGCCTCCGCGAGCGAATTCATCGAAAGCGCGGTGCCCATCGAATTGCAATGCCCCGCCGAAGGCGCGGACGAAGCGACCTTCTCCATGAACGTCGCGTAGTCGAGTTCGCCCCTCGCCAGTTCCTTGCGCGCCTCCCATACGACGGTGCCGGACCCCGCCAGCTTTCCCTGATACCAGCCGTCGAGCATCGGACCGCCGGAGAGCACGATCGACGGAATGTTGACGGTGGCCGCTGCCATCAGGCAGGCGGGCGTGGTCTTGTCGCAGCCTGTCGTGAGCACGACCCCGTCTAGCGGATAGCCGTGCAGCACTTCGACCAGCCCAAGATAGGCGAGATTGCGATCCAGTGCCGCCGTGGGCCGCTTGCCGGTTTCCTGGATCGGATGCACAGGAAACTCCAGCGGAATGCCACCCGCATCGCGGATACCGTCGCGCACGCGCTTCGCGAGCTCGATGTGGTGACGATTGCATGGTGCAAGATCGGAGCCCGTCTGCGCGATTCCGACGATCGGCTTGCCGGACTGCAATTCGTCGCGCGTAATGCCGAAGTTCATGTAGCGCTCGAGGTACAGCGCGGTCATGCCGGGGTTCGACGGGTTGTCGAACCACCGGCGACTGCGCAGCGACCGTGGCGCGCGTTCGGATTGATCAGATGTCAACGCGTTCTCCTGGATCTTCCCGTCAGGCGTGCAGCAGCGGCTCGTAACGATCGACGAACGACGCAACCGCTTCTTCGAGACGTTGCAGATCGCCTTCTTCGTGCGCCAGCGTCAGCACGATGAAGCCGCGACGCGCGACATAGCATCCGCGTTCGATCATGTGTAAGAAGAACAGATCTTTGAGCGGCGTTTCGGCATCGCCGAGGTCGTCGACGGAATGGATTGGCTGAAGACCCGCATGAAGATTCATCAGCGATCCGATGCCCGTGAACTGCATCGCGACATTGCGCTCGCGGCACAGGCCGTTGAGCCGCGCGCGCAGCCGCTCGCCCTTTTCGTTGAGTGCAGCGGCAGCGCCCGGCGTATAAAGACGCGAGAGCCCCGCGTATCCCGCCGCCATCGACAGCACATTGTTGTTGAAGGTACCCGCGTGCGGGGTTGCACCCGGCAAGCGCGGATCGAACTGTGACATCACGTCCTGACGGCCGCCAAATGCGCCGAACGACATGCCGCCGCCGATGTACTTGCCAAACGTCGTGAGGTCGGGACGGATGCCGAGCAAGGCCTGCCGTCCACCGCCCGACAGGCGCGACGTCACCACTTCGTCGAAGATCAGCAATGCGCCATGACGCTGCGTCAGATCCCGCAATCCTTCCAGAAATTCAGGCTCGCCGACGATACATCCACCCGCGACCTGCATCGGCTCCACGATGACTGCGGCGATATCATCCGCATGCGCAGCAAAGATTGCTTCGATACTTTGCAGATTGTTGTATGGCGCGACGATGAAATCATGCGGCACATTGACCGCGCTGTTGCCGCTGCCGAACGTCAGGACGCCGCCGTGATAGCCACCCTTGAAGGCAATGACCTTCTTGCGTCCCGTGAAGATGAGCGATGCCGCGATGGCCATCAGATTCGACTCGGTACCCGAGTTTGTGAAGCGCAGCGACTCGACGGAACCGAAACGTTCCTGCATCAGGCGCGCAAGCGGTACTTCCAGCGTGTTGTGGCCTGTCAGATTCAGTCCGTTATCGAGTGCCTCGACAATCGCTGCGCGAATCACGGGATGACTATGGCCATACATCGCCGTCGTATACTCGGCGAGAAAATCCGTGTACGCGTGACCGTCTACGTCCCACAACCGCTTGCCCTCGCCACGCGCAATCGTGAGTGGGAACGGCGGATAGAACAGCACGGAACGGGTATTGCCACCCGGCATTACCGAGAGTGCTTCAAGATGCGCCGCTTCACTTTTCGGATTCGACTTCGCGAACGCATCCGCGGCGAGTGAAGCCGCGCGCGTGAGTTCGGCCACATTCGGCTGCGGAGCCAATACGTTATCTATCGACATATGAATTCCTGATCCATTCGATGCTTTTTCTGAATACGGGTTTAGTGAGGTCGCTCATTCGACAGGCACAATCGAACCGCCCGCTGACCAGTACACGGTCATCGGCGCCTTGACCCATTCGCCACGCTGATCGAAGCGCACTACGCCGAAAAGCGTGTTGAAGGCCGATTGGTGAAGCGTCTTGTCGAGCGCTTCCGGCGATAGCGACTGAGCCGCCGAGATCGCGTCGCCGATCATCATCGTGGCGGCATAGAAGGACGGCCCCTTCTGATCGGGATCGACACCATATGCCGCCTTGAAGCGGGTTTCGAAGCGCTTTCCATCGGGCAACGCGGCAAGCGGCACACCGCCTTGCGGACAGTACATCTTTCTGTCGAGCGCACCGTCCGCGAGCCGCGGAAATTCACCGACGCAAAGCCCGTCGCCACCCATCAATACCGCGTTGACCGCGAGGTCACGCATCTGCCGGGCCAGATAGGCCGCCTGTCCGTAATAGCCGCCGTAGAAAATGCCCTGCGGCTTTTCGAGTTTGACTTTCGACAGCACCGCTTTGAAATCGACCGTGTGGTCCGTCGAATATTCGCGCGCGACGATATCGATGCCGAGTTTCTTCGCCGTCGTGACAAACACATCCGCTACGCCCGAACCATATGCGGTGCGATCGTCGATCACAGCGACGCGCTTCAGATGCAGCGTGTTCGCCGCGTAATCGGCCATTTTCCCGCCGAGCACGTTGTCGTCGGTCGTCAGACGGAACACGTAGGGATAGCCGGGTACCGTCAATGCAGGATTCGACGCTGCAGGCGTGATCATGATGACCTTGGCGTCGTTGTAGATCTTCGACGCGGGAATCGTCACGCCCGAGTTCCAGTGTCCGATCACCGCGAGCACGCCACTATCCACGAGTTTCTGCGCGACGGTCACGCCTGCTTTGGGGTCCGATTGATCATCCACAGAGATCAATTCGAATTTGAGCGTCTGGCCATTCAACGTCATGTGCTTTGCGTTGAGGTCATCGACGGCGAGTCTGGCGCCCCGTTCATTGTCCTTGCCGCTCGCAGCTTGCGAACCCGTCAGCGGACCGGCGACACCGATCTTCACGAGCGTGTCCGCATGAACCGTCGCGGACGCGAACGCAACGCTCAAGCAAACCACAAGCGTCTTCATTGCAGGAATGCGCATGATCGTGCTCCTGTCACCGATTGATGAGATGTTCGAGAACGCCCCGAACGGGTTCGAGCGTGGCGAACTCGTAGTCCGGGCGTGCCTGGAAATCACCCAGTTGCTCTGCGCCACGATTGATCCACGCGACCTTGATACCAAGCGGTTTCGCACCGTCGATATCGGCCCACGTGCCGATCGAGCAATGGAAGATTTCGTCGGCACGCAGGCCAAGCGTGGCGAGTCCCGTTTTGAAGATCGTTTCCGAGGGTTTATACGCGCGCGCCATTTCCGCCGTCGTCACTTGCGGAAAATAGTCAGCAAGACGGCTGCGACGCCACAGGTCAGTGTCCATGTTCGTGATAGGCATCAGCACGAACTCGTCACGCGCCCAATCGAGAAATGCGACAGCGTCATCGAAAGGCGGAGATGACTCGACCAGATGCGTCAGCAGCAGTTCAGTCAACGCGGCCATGTCCTCGCCATCGGTGCTGCCTTTGGTTAATGCCTCGAGACAGTTCGTGAGTGCATCTTGCGCGACGTCCCGATAGCGCCGGTACGCGCTGCTCCTGTACCCCTGTACGGTGCGCTTGTCCCAGTCGTGATAGACGTCGGTGGCGGAGTGCGCCGACGCGAGCCCGACATGCTGCAACACGGCTTCCATGCCGCGAATGCCGCCTGTTGTCACGTCGACGAGCGTACCGAAGTAGTCGAAAGTTAGCGCTTTGGGTTTCATATGTTCATTCCATCATGTAGTACAACTAATTCATAAGAAAATTGAACGACGGCAAAGCTGTCCTTCGATGTAAAGGGCTGGATCGACGCGGGCCGCCCCCAGTCTCTCCGGGTGATGCGCAAACATTGTCAAAAACGTCCTGAACCATCAGTCGATGGCCTCGAAGTGAATTTAATGTACGCTGTACAATTAAATTTCGCAAGCGCGCAAATTTGCGGGTTTTCCCGGACGTCTCGCGCTATCGCATTGTTTGCAGTAGAGTGACGCTCGTTCGAATTCACTGGCGGGAACTCACGTTGAGCAGAAAGGAAGAATCGGCGGCGCCTGTGCCTGAAAAGAAGCGACGTGGCCGGTCCGCAAGGGATCAGGGACTGTCGAGGGAACGTGTCGTCGAGGCAGCCCTCGCATTGATCGATGCCAAAGGCTATGCGTCGTTCAGCCTGCGCGACGTCGCGAGAGAGCTGGGTGTCTATCCGACGGCAATCTACTGGCACGTCCCGAGCCGCGACGAACTCCTCGTCGAGGTGATCGCAGTGGCACTAGGCGACCTCGTTCCCCCGGCACTGCCTGCCGCACGCTGGCGTGACTGGTTGAAAGAACTGTTCAATCGTTATCGCAATGCGGTGGCGCGACATCCGAACATCGCGCCGTTGCTGGGTTCCCAGATCATCTCGAACGCCAGTATGAATCCCGTGATGGTGGAGGCTGTTCTCCAGACCTTGCTGACTGCGGGTTTCAGGCCGGAAGACCTGATTCACGTCTACAACACGGTAATTACGGCGATGGTCGGATTTGTGACGCTGGAATTTGCAAGCCACGGCGCTGATGAACGTGACGCATGGGAAGGCAAGTTGCGCACGCGATTCGAAGAACTGGATCCGAACGCCTTTCCAGTATTGACGTCGAACGTGAAGCGGCTTTCGAATCAGGCATTCATCGTGCGATGGAAGGGTGGCACCAATCCATCGCTCAAGCAGAGCCATGAGCGTTATATCGATGTGGTGCTAGATGGACTTCAGCGGCAGTTGCCAGGCACATGAGCGCCCCCAACGGCAGGAAGTCTTACCGCTAAACAGACCGCCCTGCCTCCGCTCACGACCTGCTTTTTCCAATTCCCCCTGTTACGCGACGCGAGAACGGCGCTTGCTATAGGATCGATTTCCCCTGATCCGATCTGGAGCGCCTCAGTCATGAAACCTCATATCGTCGTCCACATGATGTCGTCACTAGACGGTCGCAGTCTGACTGACGGCTGGCAACTCAAGTTTGTCTTCAAGCTTTACGAAGACACTGCAGCCACCTTCGGTGCGCAGGGCTGGATCTGCGGTCGCGTCACGATGCAGGAGGTGTCGCACGGCGACGATTATCCAAAAGGGCTCGCGAAAGGGCCGATCCCGCGCACCCATCATTTTGTGGAGCGCAACGCCGCTCAATACGCCATTTCTATCGATCCTCATGGGCGCGTCGCGTGGAAGAGCAATACGGCGCTCAATTCGCATGTCGTCGAAGTCGTGACGGAAGGCGTGGCCGACGATTATCTGGCCTATCTCCAGTCCATCGGCGTGTCATACATGTTCGGCGGCAAGAGCGAAATCGATCTGAAGAACGTGGTGCAAACCTTGGCAACTGAGTTGAGCGTCACGAAGCTGATCGTCGAAGGCGGTTCGCGTATCAGCGGCGCTTTCGTGAACGAAGGCCTCGTCGACGAGGTGAGCGTCCTGATCATCCCGCTCGTGGACGGTCGCAGCGAGCATCCTTCATCGTTCGAAGTGCCCATGGAGAAGTGGCGCGCGCCCGCGTACCTGAATCTGACGTCGATCGAAAAGCTGGAGCGTGGCGCGGTGTGGTTGCGTTATACCACCTCATAGCGAATCGCCCGAAGCCCGATTTTGGTCGCACCAGTGAAGGCCAGGATAAGAACGCGCGGCACTGTATGGCCTGGACTGCGCAATCGGCGGAATGCGGCTATTCTCTAAGGCGACATCAACCTGCCTTGGGATGCCGACATGACTGACACGGCGAATGAAAGCGCGGTCCGTTCGACGATAGACGTGTTCTATCAGGCCTTCGCTGCGAAGGACATCGATCTGCTGCGGACGGTCGTAACCGACGACTGGGAATATATTCCCGAGCCGCCCGGCGTGAAGCATGGTCCTGATCAAATGATTCCGGCCTTCGAACGCATGGCCAGATCGATTCCCGACATGAAGATTACAATTCTCGATCTGCTGATCCACGGGAATCGCGTGGGCGTTCGGGCGGACGTCAGCGGCACCCAGGCTGGCGAACTTTTCGGCGTTCCTGCTACGTCGAAGCCGATCAGATTTGCGGTTCATTCATTCCATGAATTGCGCGGAAATCTGATCGCCAAAACATGGCATATCGAAGACTGGTTTTCCGCCTTCCGACAGATCGGAACCTTGCCGGCAAGCATGGACCAGCACTGAGCTTGCGTCATCAGTCGACGATTGCGGCACCACGGGCCGGTATTGAGCAAACATCACGCTAGCGTGATTTCTCCTGCCGTGGTCGCTCAACGTGCGTATGCGAAACAACGTGTGATCCCGCAGTTCCGTTCATGCGCGGCCGCTCTGCGCCGGCTTCGTCGCATGCCGTCACGTTTTCAGGATCTTCGCTACACTACCGTTTCCATTGCTTCCGTACACATGTGCAATCATGTCGTCGGTTGTCCGCATCGTCTTATGGTCCGTCCGTCACCGCTTTAGCGTGATTGGACTTTCGCTCGTCCTTGCGATACTGAGCGCCTATTTCGTCGCTCATCACTTCAAGATCAACACTGACACCAGCCGCCTATTGACGGTCGACAAACGATGGGAAGCATTGTCGACCGCGGTGGACCGCGCCTTCCCGCAGCGTGGCGGGTCCATACTCGTTCTCGTCGAAGCGGATGCGCCCGAGTTCGCCGATGCGGCCGCCAAAGAGCTTGCAAACGCGTTGAAGAAGGACACGGCCCAGTTCACCACGGTGACAGAACCCGAGGGTGGCGAGTTCTTCGGACACAACGGTTTGCTCTTTCTTCCATTGGCCGACGTGCAGTCGACCACGACGCAACTGACGCAAGCGCGCCCGCTCATCGACGGCCTCGCCCACGATCCGAGTCTGACCGGCCTTGCGAACCTGCTGACGACCACCCTGCTCCTTCCGCTGCAAATCGGACAGGTCAAGCTGGCGGGAATGGCACCGCTGCTCCAGCGTAGTGCGAATGTACTGGAGCGAGTCGAGGCGAATCAGCCCGCTGCGTTCTCGTGGCGTGCGATGAGCGACCATGATATGAAGCTGCCTGCGCGTGCGTTCGTACTCGTGCAGCCCGTATTGAACTATGCGTCACTCAGAGCGGGCGGCACCGCCACTGAATCGATCCGCAAAATGGCCGGCTCGCTGAATCTGGGCCGAAAATATGGCGCTCGTGTCCGCCTCACAGGCGAACAACCGCTCGCCGACGACGAATTCGCATCGGTGCAGGACGGCGCCGCGTTCAACGGCGTGCTCACCCTGATTGCCGTCGTCGCGATTCTCTGGTTTGCGCTGCGATCGGCAAAGCTCGTACTCGCCGTGTTCATCACGCTGATTGTCGGACTGCTGCTCACGGCTGCCATCGGTCTGATGATGGTGGGCGCGTTCAACATGATCTCCGTGGCGTTCATGGTGCTGTTCGTCGGCCTCGGTGTCGACTTTGGCGTGCAGTTCACCGTCAAGTATCGCGAGGAACGTTTCAAGGACGACCGTCTCGTCACTGCGCTGATCAATACCGCAAAGACATTGGGAAGCCGCTTGCGTCTTGCCGCGATTGCCGTGGCCGTCAGCTTCTTCTCCTTCATACCGACCGCTTACCGTGGCGTGTCCGAGTTAGGAAAGATAGCGGGCGTCGGCATGATCGTGGCCTATGTGACCAGCGTGACGCTTTTGCCCGCGCTGATCCGGGTTCTACGTCCGCACAGGGAGCAAGTCTCACCGGGTTTCAGAAAGCTCGCCGGCACCGACGATTTTCTCGACCAGAATCGCAAGTCCATTCTTCTGCTCGCGGCCGTCGTGATCCTTGGCGCGTCACCGCTACTATGGAAATTGCGTTTCGATTTCAATCCGTTGCACCTGAAAGATCCGCATACCGAGTCGATGGCGACTTTGCTCGCGCTAAAGGACTCGCCCGAGATGGGCGTGAACAATGTGCGCGCAATGGCCTCTTCATTGACGGGCGCCAATGCGATTGCCGCGCGCCTGTCGAAGCTGCCCGAAGTCGGCCGGACCATCACGTTGACCACATTCATACCAACGGACCAGCCACAGAAGCTCGCGATGATTGCGAGTACCGCACAAGCCTTGCTGCCGGCGCTCACGCAAACACCTTCTCTGCCCGTCAGCGACGCCGTGCGCGTCAGCGCATTGCGACGCGCGGCAAATCAGCTGGCTATCGCTGCTGAAGATCA contains these protein-coding regions:
- a CDS encoding IlvD/Edd family dehydratase; translated protein: MTSDQSERAPRSLRSRRWFDNPSNPGMTALYLERYMNFGITRDELQSGKPIVGIAQTGSDLAPCNRHHIELAKRVRDGIRDAGGIPLEFPVHPIQETGKRPTAALDRNLAYLGLVEVLHGYPLDGVVLTTGCDKTTPACLMAAATVNIPSIVLSGGPMLDGWYQGKLAGSGTVVWEARKELARGELDYATFMEKVASSAPSAGHCNSMGTALSMNSLAEALGMSLPGCASVPAPYRERGWFAFETGKRIVQMIEENLRPSDIMTREAFENAVAVAGAIGASSNCPIHMIAIARHMGVAHSLDDWQRVGADIPLLVDCQPAGRFLGEAFHRAGGVPGVLKELLDAGRLHGEAMTVTGRTLAENLSGVAEPDREVIRAFGAPLKPAGGHVVLGGNLFENAVMKVSVIDARFREHFLSNPDDPDAFEVTAIVFEGPEDYHARIDDPALGIDENSMLVMRNCGPVGYPGGAEVVNMQPPAALIRRGIDTLPTMGDGRQSGTSGSPSILNVSPEAVLGGGLALLKTGDRLRIDLKTRRVDLLVSDEELAVRRAAWSPPALPNQTPWEEIYRSMVGQQGSGACLEPATLFLDIVELRGESRDNH
- a CDS encoding aspartate aminotransferase family protein translates to MSIDNVLAPQPNVAELTRAASLAADAFAKSNPKSEAAHLEALSVMPGGNTRSVLFYPPFPLTIARGEGKRLWDVDGHAYTDFLAEYTTAMYGHSHPVIRAAIVEALDNGLNLTGHNTLEVPLARLMQERFGSVESLRFTNSGTESNLMAIAASLIFTGRKKVIAFKGGYHGGVLTFGSGNSAVNVPHDFIVAPYNNLQSIEAIFAAHADDIAAVIVEPMQVAGGCIVGEPEFLEGLRDLTQRHGALLIFDEVVTSRLSGGGRQALLGIRPDLTTFGKYIGGGMSFGAFGGRQDVMSQFDPRLPGATPHAGTFNNNVLSMAAGYAGLSRLYTPGAAAALNEKGERLRARLNGLCRERNVAMQFTGIGSLMNLHAGLQPIHSVDDLGDAETPLKDLFFLHMIERGCYVARRGFIVLTLAHEEGDLQRLEEAVASFVDRYEPLLHA
- a CDS encoding branched-chain amino acid ABC transporter substrate-binding protein; this encodes MRIPAMKTLVVCLSVAFASATVHADTLVKIGVAGPLTGSQAASGKDNERGARLAVDDLNAKHMTLNGQTLKFELISVDDQSDPKAGVTVAQKLVDSGVLAVIGHWNSGVTIPASKIYNDAKVIMITPAASNPALTVPGYPYVFRLTTDDNVLGGKMADYAANTLHLKRVAVIDDRTAYGSGVADVFVTTAKKLGIDIVAREYSTDHTVDFKAVLSKVKLEKPQGIFYGGYYGQAAYLARQMRDLAVNAVLMGGDGLCVGEFPRLADGALDRKMYCPQGGVPLAALPDGKRFETRFKAAYGVDPDQKGPSFYAATMMIGDAISAAQSLSPEALDKTLHQSAFNTLFGVVRFDQRGEWVKAPMTVYWSAGGSIVPVE
- a CDS encoding HAD family hydrolase, whose protein sequence is MKPKALTFDYFGTLVDVTTGGIRGMEAVLQHVGLASAHSATDVYHDWDKRTVQGYRSSAYRRYRDVAQDALTNCLEALTKGSTDGEDMAALTELLLTHLVESSPPFDDAVAFLDWARDEFVLMPITNMDTDLWRRSRLADYFPQVTTAEMARAYKPSETIFKTGLATLGLRADEIFHCSIGTWADIDGAKPLGIKVAWINRGAEQLGDFQARPDYEFATLEPVRGVLEHLINR
- a CDS encoding TetR/AcrR family transcriptional regulator; the protein is MSRKEESAAPVPEKKRRGRSARDQGLSRERVVEAALALIDAKGYASFSLRDVARELGVYPTAIYWHVPSRDELLVEVIAVALGDLVPPALPAARWRDWLKELFNRYRNAVARHPNIAPLLGSQIISNASMNPVMVEAVLQTLLTAGFRPEDLIHVYNTVITAMVGFVTLEFASHGADERDAWEGKLRTRFEELDPNAFPVLTSNVKRLSNQAFIVRWKGGTNPSLKQSHERYIDVVLDGLQRQLPGT
- a CDS encoding dihydrofolate reductase family protein, coding for MKPHIVVHMMSSLDGRSLTDGWQLKFVFKLYEDTAATFGAQGWICGRVTMQEVSHGDDYPKGLAKGPIPRTHHFVERNAAQYAISIDPHGRVAWKSNTALNSHVVEVVTEGVADDYLAYLQSIGVSYMFGGKSEIDLKNVVQTLATELSVTKLIVEGGSRISGAFVNEGLVDEVSVLIIPLVDGRSEHPSSFEVPMEKWRAPAYLNLTSIEKLERGAVWLRYTTS
- a CDS encoding ester cyclase; amino-acid sequence: MTDTANESAVRSTIDVFYQAFAAKDIDLLRTVVTDDWEYIPEPPGVKHGPDQMIPAFERMARSIPDMKITILDLLIHGNRVGVRADVSGTQAGELFGVPATSKPIRFAVHSFHELRGNLIAKTWHIEDWFSAFRQIGTLPASMDQH
- a CDS encoding MMPL family transporter, which gives rise to MSSVVRIVLWSVRHRFSVIGLSLVLAILSAYFVAHHFKINTDTSRLLTVDKRWEALSTAVDRAFPQRGGSILVLVEADAPEFADAAAKELANALKKDTAQFTTVTEPEGGEFFGHNGLLFLPLADVQSTTTQLTQARPLIDGLAHDPSLTGLANLLTTTLLLPLQIGQVKLAGMAPLLQRSANVLERVEANQPAAFSWRAMSDHDMKLPARAFVLVQPVLNYASLRAGGTATESIRKMAGSLNLGRKYGARVRLTGEQPLADDEFASVQDGAAFNGVLTLIAVVAILWFALRSAKLVLAVFITLIVGLLLTAAIGLMMVGAFNMISVAFMVLFVGLGVDFGVQFTVKYREERFKDDRLVTALINTAKTLGSRLRLAAIAVAVSFFSFIPTAYRGVSELGKIAGVGMIVAYVTSVTLLPALIRVLRPHREQVSPGFRKLAGTDDFLDQNRKSILLLAAVVILGASPLLWKLRFDFNPLHLKDPHTESMATLLALKDSPEMGVNNVRAMASSLTGANAIAARLSKLPEVGRTITLTTFIPTDQPQKLAMIASTAQALLPALTQTPSLPVSDAVRVSALRRAANQLAIAAEDHPGPGAEEAKRLSHILTRLADAPSAVRDRADYAMTQPLKIALRQLTDLLEPAEITQDNLPTEIARDWIASDGKAIVEISPKVPAGVDPNNDALLREFARAVSAAEPNAIGGPISILYSADLVIKAFLQASAYALVAIFVILWIALRRIDDILRTIVPLLVSAMLTLELSVVCGLQLNFANIIALPLMLGVGVAFKIYFVIAWRGGEMRLLESSLTYAVIFSAATTGAAFGSLWFSHHPGTSSLGALLALSLVSTLIGAVVFQPVLMGRPRTTQFEATVRIP